Proteins from a single region of Allocatelliglobosispora scoriae:
- the lnt gene encoding apolipoprotein N-acyltransferase, with product MPELNAPAVPAPRPLPFLVGLALAAASGLAMLLAFPSYDLWWLAPVAVALLALACHRRRLRTGALFGLISGVVFFAPLLSWTNTHVGNAPWILLVGLQAVYFALLGAALAWVSVVADRWRWSWPVLVGLLWVGQEAMRGRTPFGGFPWGRVAFSQGSSPVLSLAAVGGAPLVTFVVCLSGGLLAGSLWSLSGWLRIGRGRAVEPPLSTSSPFRGGSTARPLLLAGLGVVAAVGLVLAPGVLRTSGPGGPGVVVAVVQGNVPRMGLDFNAQRAAVLENHVRATLELAADVKAGTVHRPDFVVWPENSSDIDPLRNADAGGRIQAAADAVGVPILVGAVLSGPGEGHARNAGIVWLPGTGAGETYVKRHPVPFAEYLPLRPLVEPIAKAITDKAGLLRTDFLPGETDGVLTMGPARVGDIICFEVAYDGLVKETVDAGAQLLAVQTNNATFDVDEARQQLAMVRLRAVEHNRDSLMASTVGVSALVTGDGVVHRATDFFTPAVIVGELHPSTARTLATRLGAAPETVMAALALAALVLAGIVRRSARRAAQHGN from the coding sequence GTGCCAGAGCTCAACGCACCCGCCGTTCCGGCGCCGAGACCACTGCCCTTCCTCGTCGGGCTGGCGCTCGCCGCCGCCTCGGGGCTCGCCATGCTGCTCGCGTTCCCCTCCTATGACCTGTGGTGGCTGGCGCCGGTGGCCGTGGCGCTGCTGGCGCTGGCCTGTCACCGCCGCCGGCTGCGGACCGGGGCGCTGTTCGGCCTGATCAGCGGGGTGGTGTTCTTCGCGCCGCTGCTGAGCTGGACCAATACGCATGTGGGCAATGCGCCGTGGATTCTGCTGGTGGGGCTGCAGGCGGTGTATTTCGCGCTGCTGGGTGCCGCGCTGGCGTGGGTCTCGGTCGTGGCCGATCGGTGGCGGTGGTCCTGGCCGGTGCTGGTGGGGCTGCTGTGGGTCGGTCAGGAGGCGATGCGGGGGCGGACGCCGTTCGGGGGCTTTCCGTGGGGGCGGGTGGCGTTTTCGCAGGGTTCTTCGCCTGTGCTGTCGTTGGCTGCTGTGGGCGGGGCGCCGTTGGTGACTTTTGTCGTCTGTCTGTCTGGTGGGCTGCTGGCTGGTTCGCTGTGGTCGCTGTCCGGGTGGTTGCGCATTGGCAGGGGGCGTGCTGTTGAGCCGCCGCTGTCGACGTCGTCTCCTTTCCGCGGCGGCTCAACAGCACGCCCCCTGCTTCTCGCCGGTCTCGGGGTGGTGGCGGCCGTAGGGTTGGTTCTTGCTCCGGGGGTTCTTCGGACTTCGGGCCCCGGGGGGCCCGGTGTCGTGGTGGCTGTGGTGCAGGGGAACGTGCCTCGGATGGGGTTGGATTTCAACGCTCAGCGGGCTGCGGTGCTGGAGAACCACGTGCGGGCGACGTTGGAGCTGGCCGCTGATGTGAAGGCGGGCACGGTGCACCGGCCGGATTTCGTGGTGTGGCCGGAGAATTCGTCGGACATCGATCCGTTGCGGAACGCGGATGCGGGCGGTCGGATCCAGGCGGCCGCCGATGCGGTGGGGGTGCCGATCCTGGTGGGTGCGGTGCTGTCGGGGCCGGGGGAGGGCCATGCGCGGAATGCGGGCATCGTCTGGCTGCCGGGGACCGGGGCCGGGGAGACCTACGTGAAGCGGCATCCGGTGCCGTTCGCCGAATACCTGCCGCTGCGGCCGCTGGTGGAGCCCATCGCCAAGGCCATCACCGACAAGGCCGGGCTGCTGCGCACGGACTTCCTGCCGGGGGAGACCGACGGGGTTCTCACCATGGGGCCCGCTCGGGTGGGGGACATCATCTGCTTCGAGGTCGCCTATGACGGGCTCGTGAAGGAGACCGTCGATGCCGGGGCACAGTTGCTGGCGGTGCAGACCAACAACGCGACGTTCGATGTGGACGAGGCCCGGCAGCAGCTGGCGATGGTGCGGCTACGTGCCGTCGAACACAATCGCGACAGCCTGATGGCCTCCACTGTGGGCGTCTCCGCCCTGGTCACCGGCGATGGCGTGGTGCACCGGGCCACCGACTTCTTCACCCCGGCCGTCATCGTTGGCGAGCTGCATCCGTCGACAGCACGTACGCTGGCCACGAGGCTCGGCGCCGCGCCGGAGACCGTGATGGCAGCCCTAGCGCTCGCAGCGCTGGTGCTGGCCGGTATCGTCCGTAGGTCGGCGCGCAGGGCTGCGCAGCATGGAAATTGA
- a CDS encoding polyprenol monophosphomannose synthase, whose product MEIEPGGSVSGSNATGYPGVGRVLVIIPTYNEADNVRVIVDRVRTAVPAVDVLIADDNSPDGTGAIADELAAADSQIHVLHRAGKEGLGAAYVAGFGWARDQGYDAVVEMDADGSHAPEELPKLLDALKNADGVIGSRWVKGGSVVNWPMHRFVLSRAANIYTRVAIGMPVKDATGGYRAYRMPLIDKIEVDEVASQGYCFQVDITRRAHKAGFRLVEVPIRFAERERGASKMGSNIIGEALWRVTVWGAQDRLAAVSKVFGGRRGGGQWP is encoded by the coding sequence ATGGAAATTGAGCCAGGAGGCAGTGTGAGCGGCAGCAACGCGACGGGCTACCCCGGTGTGGGCAGGGTGTTGGTGATCATCCCCACCTACAACGAGGCTGACAACGTCCGCGTCATCGTCGATCGGGTCCGCACCGCGGTCCCCGCCGTCGACGTGCTCATCGCCGACGACAACAGCCCCGACGGGACCGGCGCCATCGCCGACGAGCTCGCCGCCGCCGACAGCCAGATCCACGTGCTGCACCGGGCCGGCAAGGAGGGCCTCGGCGCCGCCTACGTGGCCGGCTTCGGCTGGGCCCGCGATCAGGGCTACGACGCCGTCGTCGAGATGGACGCGGACGGCTCGCACGCCCCGGAGGAGCTGCCCAAGCTGCTCGACGCGCTCAAGAACGCCGATGGCGTGATCGGGTCGCGCTGGGTCAAGGGCGGCTCGGTCGTCAACTGGCCGATGCACCGCTTCGTGCTCTCCCGCGCCGCCAACATCTACACCCGGGTCGCGATCGGCATGCCGGTCAAGGACGCCACCGGCGGCTACCGGGCCTATCGGATGCCGCTGATCGACAAGATCGAGGTCGACGAGGTGGCATCGCAGGGCTACTGCTTCCAGGTCGACATCACCCGCCGGGCGCACAAGGCCGGGTTCCGCCTCGTCGAGGTGCCGATCCGGTTCGCCGAGCGGGAGCGGGGCGCCAGCAAGATGGGCTCCAACATCATCGGCGAGGCGCTGTGGCGGGTCACCGTCTGGGGCGCCCAGGACCGGCTCGCCGCTGTGAGCAAGGTCTTCGGCGGCCGTCGCGGCGGCGGCCAGTGGCCGTGA
- a CDS encoding FxsA family protein, giving the protein MTGGSAATTSARPASAAPKRGRLRYVPLIALVVFLAELAVFVAVSRWIGVGWAVLAGLAFTLLGAYLLKREGVKSWRRFRESAKQGVPAGNQVLDGVVGLGAALLLFVPGFLTGIAGLALLIPPVRRLASGRLRGATEKRVSSRTAGDLFGPRQVKVQRPTKASTTPSNDEVVEGEIVD; this is encoded by the coding sequence ATCACGGGTGGCAGTGCGGCAACGACGAGTGCGCGCCCCGCAAGCGCCGCACCCAAGCGTGGCCGCCTGCGTTACGTCCCGCTCATCGCCCTCGTCGTCTTCCTGGCGGAGCTCGCCGTCTTCGTCGCCGTCTCGAGGTGGATCGGTGTCGGCTGGGCGGTTCTCGCCGGGCTCGCCTTCACGCTGCTCGGTGCCTACCTGCTCAAGCGGGAGGGCGTGAAGAGCTGGCGTCGCTTCCGCGAATCGGCCAAGCAGGGCGTTCCGGCCGGCAACCAGGTCCTCGACGGGGTGGTGGGGCTCGGTGCGGCGCTGCTGCTGTTCGTGCCGGGTTTCCTGACCGGGATCGCCGGTCTCGCCCTGCTGATCCCGCCCGTCCGGCGGCTCGCCTCGGGCCGGTTGCGGGGGGCGACGGAGAAGCGCGTCTCGTCGCGTACCGCCGGGGATCTGTTCGGACCGCGACAGGTCAAGGTGCAGCGACCCACGAAAGCCTCGACGACCCCGTCGAATGACGAGGTCGTCGAGGGAGAGATAGTCGACTAG
- a CDS encoding RNA polymerase-binding protein RbpA, giving the protein MGERMLRGSRLGAVSYESDRNTELAPRQTREYLCANGHQFEVPFAIDAEVPITWECKFDGSVARLVDGTEPEQKKVKPPRTHWDMLLERRSMEELEEILNERLQEIRTRRGRG; this is encoded by the coding sequence ATGGGCGAACGCATGCTGCGGGGAAGCCGTCTTGGTGCCGTCAGCTACGAATCGGACCGTAACACCGAGCTGGCTCCGCGACAGACCAGGGAATATCTCTGCGCCAACGGGCACCAGTTCGAGGTTCCGTTCGCGATCGACGCGGAGGTCCCGATCACCTGGGAGTGCAAGTTCGACGGCAGCGTCGCGCGGCTGGTCGACGGCACGGAGCCCGAGCAGAAGAAGGTCAAGCCGCCGCGCACGCACTGGGACATGCTGCTGGAGCGTCGCTCGATGGAGGAGCTCGAGGAGATCCTCAACGAGCGCCTGCAGGAGATCCGCACCCGTCGCGGCCGCGGCTAG
- a CDS encoding peptide MFS transporter — protein sequence MTGVTQTAEAMGDTAFFGHPRPLSTLFLTEMWERFSFYGMRAILILFLTATVANGGMGLSTGTATALYGLYVGMVYLTALPGGWIADRLIGARRSVLYGGIIIALGHYVLAVPANWTVFLGLILIVVGTGLLKPNISSMVGNLYEKDSAKRDAGFSLFYMGINLGAFIAPLITGWLADNYSYHAGFAAAAIGMTFAVIQYIVGSKRLRENGAAPTYPLVGAARKSAFMKIGIGVAVAVVVFALMGLLGWLSVDSVVNVLAGFTVAVAVVYFARIFLDKGLTEVERSRMKAYVWLFIFAAAFWLIYDQAGSVLNTFADEQVDRTVGGYTFPAAWLQSVNPILVIIGAPLAGALWLKLGHRVSTPWKFAVGLIFNGLSFMLMAAAAAQAVGGNLVSPLWLVAVYALQVAGELALSPVGLSATTKLAPANYAGQMLGLWFLATAVGDAIGGQVGRLAETWSQTTYFLTFGLASAVLGLAALMFAKSIKTLMRGIH from the coding sequence GTGACGGGAGTAACGCAGACGGCCGAAGCGATGGGCGATACCGCCTTCTTCGGCCATCCCCGGCCGCTCTCCACGCTCTTCCTCACCGAGATGTGGGAGCGGTTCAGCTTCTACGGCATGCGCGCGATCCTGATCCTCTTCCTGACCGCCACGGTGGCCAACGGGGGGATGGGACTCTCCACCGGTACGGCGACCGCGCTCTACGGCCTCTATGTCGGCATGGTCTACCTGACGGCGCTGCCGGGCGGGTGGATCGCCGACAGGCTCATCGGTGCCCGTCGCTCCGTGCTCTACGGCGGCATCATCATCGCGCTCGGCCACTACGTGCTCGCGGTCCCGGCGAACTGGACGGTCTTCCTCGGCCTGATCCTCATCGTCGTCGGCACCGGGCTGCTCAAGCCCAACATCTCCTCGATGGTCGGCAACCTCTACGAGAAGGACTCGGCGAAGCGCGACGCCGGCTTCTCCCTCTTCTACATGGGCATCAACCTGGGCGCCTTCATCGCGCCGCTGATCACGGGCTGGCTCGCCGACAACTACAGCTACCACGCGGGCTTCGCCGCAGCCGCGATCGGCATGACCTTCGCCGTGATCCAGTACATCGTCGGCTCCAAGCGGCTGCGTGAGAACGGCGCGGCACCGACCTATCCGCTCGTCGGTGCCGCCCGTAAGAGCGCCTTCATGAAGATCGGCATCGGGGTGGCGGTCGCCGTGGTCGTCTTCGCCCTGATGGGGCTGCTCGGCTGGCTCTCCGTCGACTCCGTCGTCAACGTGCTCGCCGGGTTCACCGTCGCCGTCGCGGTCGTCTACTTCGCCCGGATCTTCCTCGACAAGGGCCTCACCGAGGTCGAACGCAGCCGGATGAAGGCGTACGTCTGGCTCTTCATCTTCGCCGCCGCGTTCTGGCTCATCTACGACCAGGCCGGCAGTGTGCTCAACACCTTCGCCGACGAGCAGGTCGACCGGACCGTCGGCGGATACACCTTCCCGGCGGCGTGGCTGCAGTCGGTGAACCCGATCCTCGTCATCATCGGCGCGCCGCTCGCCGGTGCGCTCTGGCTCAAGCTCGGCCACCGGGTCTCCACGCCGTGGAAATTCGCCGTCGGCCTCATCTTCAACGGCCTCTCCTTCATGCTGATGGCGGCGGCCGCCGCGCAGGCCGTCGGCGGCAACCTCGTCTCGCCGCTGTGGCTCGTCGCCGTCTACGCCCTCCAGGTCGCCGGTGAGCTCGCCCTGTCGCCCGTCGGCCTCTCCGCGACGACGAAGCTCGCCCCGGCCAACTACGCCGGGCAGATGCTGGGCCTGTGGTTCCTCGCCACCGCCGTCGGCGACGCGATCGGCGGGCAGGTCGGACGGCTCGCCGAGACCTGGTCGCAGACGACGTACTTCCTCACCTTCGGCCTGGCGTCGGCGGTGCTCGGCCTCGCCGCGCTGATGTTCGCCAAGAGCATCAAGACCCTGATGCGAGGCATCCACTGA